CATCGATAGCAGCAAGTTCTGCATCAATTTCCTTAATTGCTGCAGAGACTTTTTGCATTGCTGCGATTTGTTCGGAAGCATCTTCTTTGTTACGCTTAGCTTGAGCGATACCATCTGAAGCGATATTACGTTGAGCTTTGAGTTCTTCAGATTTGATAAGAAGTTCGCGACGTTTAACATCAAGCTCTTTAAGTTCATTTAAAGTTTCAGCAGCGACACCACGTGTAGCTAATTTTTCGGCAAGGGCATCGAAGTCGTTACGAATACGTTTTACATCTAACATAAGTTCCTCCAAAAAGTAAAACACTCCAGTGAAAGTGTTGGAGTGACATAGGCCACGGTTCCATCCAACTTCACAGGAGTGCACTTGTTTATGTTTTTAATTATTAGAAACGGTAGAATTTCGTAGGTTAACCCTACCTGCTCGCAGCAACCGCAGGCTTTCTGTAAGAGTCTAGCTAGTACTTATCCGTCTGTTATATTATACAAAAATTATGATTTTTTGGCAAATAAACCTTTGAGTCGAGCGCCAATAGTTTGAATGAGAGTTGGTAGCTTGACGACTTTTTCATTGCCAAGGTGTTCCCTAGCAATTTTTAGAATCTTCCCAGAATCTTTAGAAGCAAAGAGGAATTTGCTCTTGTCTGTCAACACTTCAAAGTGACGGCTAATTCTCTTTCCTGATACATTCGCACCGATTTGAGTAATGCTAGTCCATGGGATTTGAATGTATTGCTCGACATTGACATCTGGGTAGAATTCAAGAGCCACATCTCCGATTAGAAATTTGCCGACTTTCCCCCCGATAGCCATGTAGGAAACGCCTGTTGTATGCAATTCAACTGTTTTGTTTAGTGATTGTGCCATATCTATCTCGCTTTTTGATTGTAGTACCTTTATTATAGCATAAGAAAAGAGTTCAGCTTTGCTAAACTCTTACTCTTTTTTACATGATTCCGAAGAAGCTTGCAACAATACCAACTACAAAGAGTCCGATGATGATTGTGATTGGTGAAACTTTCTTCTTAAGCAACCACATACATGCAAAAGTAAGGAGAAGTCCCATCAAACCTGGAATCAATGAATCCAATTGTTTTTGGAGGGTATCAACTTGAATCTTATCGAAGCTAAGTTTGTCATTAACTTGGCCGAGGATAGTCTTAAGTTGGTCACCGCTAACATTGCCTTTAGGCCATTCGATATAGGCACCTTTAGACAAAACTTTACCTGGAAGGTTTACAGTGAAGACGATAGATACCCAACGTTCAACAAGGACAGCCAAGATGAACATACCAAGGATTGATGCCCCTTTAGTAATATCTTTCAAGATACCACCAGACATGTCTTTAGTGATTTCTGAACCTGCTTTGTAACCAAGTTCTTGAGTGTACCACAAGAAGGCCATACGGATAAGGTTCCAACCGATGAAGAAGATAAGTGGACCAGCGATGTTACCAGCTTGTGCCAATGATGCACCAAGGGCACCAAGGATAGGACGAACTGTGAACCAGAAAACAGGGTCACCGATACCGGCAAGAGGTCCCATCATACCGATTTTAACCCCTTGGATAGCAGCATCTTCGATGTCAGTACCGTTAGCTTTTTCTTCTTCAAGAGCCAAGGTAACACCCATGATAGGAGCAGCTACGTAAGGGTGGGTATTGAAGAATTCCAAGTGACGTTTAAGAGCTGCGGCTTGGTCTTCTTTGTTAGTATAGAGTTTTTTAATAGCAGGAAT
Above is a window of Streptococcus salivarius DNA encoding:
- a CDS encoding DUF956 family protein, giving the protein MAQSLNKTVELHTTGVSYMAIGGKVGKFLIGDVALEFYPDVNVEQYIQIPWTSITQIGANVSGKRISRHFEVLTDKSKFLFASKDSGKILKIAREHLGNEKVVKLPTLIQTIGARLKGLFAKKS
- a CDS encoding PTS system mannose/fructose/sorbose family transporter subunit IID, whose protein sequence is MAEKIQLSQADRKKVWWRSQFLQGSWNYERMQNLGWAYSLIPAIKKLYTNKEDQAAALKRHLEFFNTHPYVAAPIMGVTLALEEEKANGTDIEDAAIQGVKIGMMGPLAGIGDPVFWFTVRPILGALGASLAQAGNIAGPLIFFIGWNLIRMAFLWYTQELGYKAGSEITKDMSGGILKDITKGASILGMFILAVLVERWVSIVFTVNLPGKVLSKGAYIEWPKGNVSGDQLKTILGQVNDKLSFDKIQVDTLQKQLDSLIPGLMGLLLTFACMWLLKKKVSPITIIIGLFVVGIVASFFGIM